The Klebsiella sp. RHBSTW-00484 genome includes a window with the following:
- a CDS encoding 6-phospho-beta-glucosidase, producing MSGLKIVVIGGGSSYTPELIEGLLKRHAEMPVKALWLVDIEDGKEKVEIIAGLARRMIAKAGLSIEVVATLDRESALQGADFVCSQFRAGCLDARISDERISLKYGLIGQETNGLGGFANACRTIPIALEIAADMERLCPDAWLLNFTNPSGMVTEAVLRHSKIKAVGLCNVPVIMQKGVAQLLNCANENDFIMQVAGLNHFIFVRQILHKGKEWLPEAIAQISAGNDPLVPRNIPPFRWPQHLLQGLGMIPCAYLRYYYMKDDMLRQELTEADGEGTRGEVVKLLEKELFTQYSDPNLAVKPKALEGRGGQYYSEAACELMNGIYNDKRIIMHVNTRNNGAINGLPDDCAVEVSSLITASGPQPLNVASFPEDTLRLLQLMKSFERLTIEAAITGNRHTAWRALVLNPLIVSGEKLEQALDEVIEHNRKLMPAFHPQ from the coding sequence ATGTCAGGACTCAAAATTGTGGTGATTGGCGGCGGTTCCAGCTATACCCCGGAACTGATCGAAGGTTTACTTAAACGGCACGCTGAGATGCCGGTTAAGGCGCTGTGGCTGGTCGATATTGAAGACGGCAAAGAAAAGGTTGAAATTATCGCCGGGCTGGCGCGGCGAATGATTGCCAAAGCGGGTTTGTCTATTGAAGTGGTGGCGACGCTTGACCGCGAAAGCGCCTTGCAGGGCGCGGATTTTGTCTGCTCGCAGTTCCGTGCCGGGTGCCTGGATGCGCGCATCAGCGACGAGCGCATCTCGTTAAAATATGGCTTGATTGGCCAGGAGACCAACGGGCTGGGCGGTTTTGCCAATGCCTGCCGGACAATCCCGATTGCTCTGGAGATTGCGGCAGATATGGAACGCCTGTGCCCGGACGCCTGGCTACTGAACTTTACCAACCCGTCGGGCATGGTGACGGAAGCGGTGCTGCGTCATAGCAAAATTAAAGCCGTGGGCCTGTGCAACGTGCCGGTGATTATGCAAAAGGGCGTCGCACAGCTGCTTAATTGCGCCAACGAAAATGATTTCATCATGCAGGTTGCGGGCCTGAACCATTTCATCTTCGTGCGGCAGATTCTGCATAAAGGCAAAGAGTGGCTGCCGGAAGCCATTGCGCAGATTAGCGCAGGTAACGATCCGCTGGTGCCGCGCAATATTCCGCCGTTCCGCTGGCCGCAGCATTTGCTGCAAGGGCTGGGGATGATCCCCTGCGCCTACCTGCGTTATTACTATATGAAGGATGACATGCTGCGCCAGGAGCTGACCGAGGCCGATGGTGAAGGGACTCGCGGCGAGGTGGTGAAGTTGCTGGAAAAAGAGCTTTTCACCCAATACAGCGACCCGAATCTGGCGGTAAAACCGAAGGCGCTGGAGGGGCGCGGTGGGCAATATTATTCTGAAGCCGCCTGTGAATTGATGAACGGTATTTATAATGACAAGCGCATTATTATGCACGTTAACACGCGTAACAATGGCGCGATTAACGGCCTGCCGGACGACTGCGCGGTCGAGGTGAGTTCGCTGATTACCGCATCCGGCCCGCAGCCGCTGAACGTGGCGTCATTCCCGGAAGATACGCTGCGCCTGCTGCAACTGATGAAGTCTTTCGAGCGGCTGACCATCGAAGCGGCGATAACGGGTAACCGGCATACCGCCTGGCGCGCGCTGGTGCTGAACCCGCTGATCGTCAGCGGTGAGAAGCTTGAACAGGCGCTGGATGAGGTTATCGAACATAACCGGAAGCTGATGCCCGCATTTCATCCACAGTAA
- a CDS encoding phosphatase PAP2 family protein: protein MSLIKNAHFVGLAPRNRPGYGIYLALIALISGLGIFSAWQLRDPQFIAPVIASVMVWLLLLQSMRSSSSRWRSWIGVLQFAASWLVFPLFKAIQLAMPRSMDAWLLAADRWLFGSGLTERLLGWERVWLSEVMSLCYLSFYFIILLPVLFCAFRRHELASRGFFYGLMLMYLFGFIGYLLVPAAGPYLAFPDVFSYPPQGGALTALLVSLVASGGTGMDVFPSLHCGISLYVFGYLLLQRRYLCALLLSPLVVGLILATLYLRYHYGIDLIFGALLAFLVLVWLRRCGFSRRNNMIRKA, encoded by the coding sequence TTGAGCCTGATAAAGAATGCCCATTTTGTCGGTTTGGCTCCCCGGAACCGTCCGGGGTATGGGATCTATTTAGCCCTGATCGCCTTGATTTCCGGGTTGGGGATTTTTTCCGCCTGGCAACTGCGTGACCCCCAATTTATTGCGCCGGTAATCGCCAGCGTGATGGTTTGGCTGCTGTTGCTGCAATCAATGCGTTCGTCGTCGTCGCGCTGGCGCAGCTGGATTGGCGTACTGCAGTTTGCCGCCAGCTGGCTGGTTTTCCCTCTGTTTAAGGCGATTCAGCTGGCGATGCCGCGCTCAATGGACGCCTGGCTGCTGGCGGCCGATCGTTGGCTATTCGGTAGCGGATTGACTGAACGGCTGCTCGGCTGGGAGAGGGTCTGGTTAAGTGAGGTAATGAGCCTGTGCTATCTCTCATTCTATTTCATTATTCTGCTGCCGGTGCTGTTTTGCGCTTTCCGTCGCCATGAACTTGCCAGCCGTGGTTTCTTCTATGGTCTGATGCTGATGTATCTCTTTGGATTTATCGGCTATTTACTGGTGCCTGCCGCCGGGCCTTATCTTGCCTTTCCGGACGTTTTTTCCTATCCGCCGCAAGGCGGCGCGCTGACCGCGCTGCTGGTTTCGCTGGTGGCGAGTGGTGGAACGGGTATGGACGTTTTTCCCAGCCTGCACTGCGGGATTAGCCTCTATGTGTTTGGTTATCTGCTTTTACAGCGTCGCTATCTTTGCGCGCTGTTGCTGTCGCCGCTGGTGGTGGGGTTGATCCTGGCGACGCTCTATCTGCGCTATCACTACGGTATCGATCTGATTTTTGGTGCTCTGCTGGCGTTTCTGGTGCTGGTATGGCTGCGCCGCTGCGGCTTCTCCCGCCGTAACAACATGATAAGGAAAGCATAA
- a CDS encoding AbrB family transcriptional regulator yields MWISRSHFFQWMKLLALSGALSFVLFWFHLPAALLLGPMIAGITLSLRGAEIRVPRPFFIAAQAIIGCMIARSLTPSIFGVLLANWALVLLILFSTLAISALAGWLLVRYSALPGATGAWGSSPGGASAMVVMAQDYGADVRLVALMQYLRVLFVAGAAALVVRVALGGDAQEMTQQVIWFPPISWQLPLTLLLTAAAGWLGLRLRFPSGAMLFPMLLGALVQGEGWLVLELPEWLLALAYAAIGWSVGLKFNKQIFLLALKTLPQILASIIGLILLCALMAFGLTQVLPLDFMTAYLATSPGGLDTVAIIAAGTRADMSFIMAMQTLRLFTILLTGPAIARFISRYAARE; encoded by the coding sequence ATGTGGATTTCGCGTAGTCACTTCTTTCAGTGGATGAAATTGCTGGCGCTCTCCGGTGCGCTCTCCTTTGTTCTGTTCTGGTTTCATCTCCCCGCCGCGCTGTTGCTGGGGCCGATGATTGCCGGGATTACTCTTAGCCTTCGCGGCGCAGAAATTCGCGTACCCCGCCCGTTTTTTATTGCTGCCCAGGCGATTATTGGCTGCATGATTGCCCGCAGCCTCACGCCCTCGATCTTCGGCGTTCTGTTGGCAAACTGGGCGCTGGTGCTGCTGATTCTTTTTTCTACGCTCGCCATTAGCGCGCTGGCGGGATGGCTGTTGGTGCGTTATAGCGCGTTACCTGGTGCCACCGGCGCGTGGGGAAGCTCGCCGGGCGGCGCGTCGGCGATGGTGGTTATGGCTCAGGATTACGGTGCCGATGTCCGGCTGGTGGCGTTGATGCAGTACCTGCGGGTGCTGTTCGTCGCCGGGGCTGCGGCGCTGGTCGTTCGCGTCGCTCTCGGCGGCGATGCTCAGGAGATGACTCAGCAGGTTATCTGGTTTCCGCCGATAAGCTGGCAGCTTCCGCTCACGCTATTATTGACCGCGGCGGCAGGGTGGCTGGGTCTGCGGTTGCGCTTTCCGTCGGGGGCGATGCTCTTTCCGATGTTGCTCGGCGCGCTGGTGCAGGGAGAAGGCTGGCTGGTACTCGAACTCCCGGAATGGCTGTTGGCGTTGGCCTATGCCGCCATTGGCTGGAGCGTTGGTCTAAAGTTTAATAAACAGATTTTCTTGCTGGCGCTGAAAACCTTACCGCAGATCCTGGCGTCGATTATTGGCTTGATTCTGCTGTGTGCGCTGATGGCTTTTGGATTAACGCAGGTTCTGCCGCTGGATTTTATGACTGCTTATCTGGCAACCAGTCCCGGCGGGCTGGATACGGTGGCGATTATTGCTGCAGGTACGCGGGCGGATATGTCTTTTATTATGGCGATGCAGACGCTGCGTCTGTTCACCATCTTGCTGACCGGTCCGGCGATTGCACGTTTTATCTCCCGCTATGCGGCGCGGGAATAA
- a CDS encoding YcjF family protein, whose amino-acid sequence MTEPLKPRIDFDGPLEAEKAQILKSARAFDDVDAGKFAPARLDVVEEEEGAAEAVVESVLRPKRSLWRKMVSAGLTIFGVSVVAQGVQWTMTAWQTQDWIALGGCAAGALIIGAGVGSVATEWRRLRRLRQRAHERDEARDLMHSHAVGKGRTFCEKLAQQAGLDQSHPALQRWYAAIHETQNDREVVSLYAQIVQPVLDAQARREISRSAAESTLMIAVSPLALVDMAFIAWRNLRLINRIATLYGIELGYYSRLRLFRLVLLNIAFAGASELVREVGMDWMSQDLAARLSARAAQGIGAGLLTARLGIKAMELCRPLPWIADDKPRLGDFRRELIGQLKDTLQKSKNSPEK is encoded by the coding sequence ATGACCGAACCGTTAAAGCCGCGTATCGATTTCGACGGCCCGCTGGAGGCGGAAAAGGCGCAAATTCTCAAATCCGCCCGCGCTTTTGATGACGTGGATGCCGGGAAGTTTGCTCCGGCGCGCCTTGATGTCGTGGAAGAAGAAGAGGGGGCGGCGGAGGCAGTTGTTGAATCAGTTCTGCGGCCCAAACGTAGCCTGTGGCGGAAAATGGTCAGCGCCGGGTTGACTATTTTCGGCGTGAGCGTAGTCGCGCAGGGCGTGCAGTGGACAATGACCGCCTGGCAGACGCAGGACTGGATCGCGCTTGGCGGTTGCGCTGCCGGGGCGCTGATTATTGGCGCTGGCGTCGGTTCAGTGGCGACTGAATGGCGGCGTCTGCGGCGTCTGCGTCAACGAGCGCACGAACGCGATGAGGCGCGGGATTTGATGCACAGCCATGCAGTTGGCAAAGGGCGTACGTTTTGTGAAAAACTCGCGCAGCAGGCGGGGCTGGATCAATCGCATCCGGCGCTACAGCGCTGGTATGCGGCGATCCATGAGACGCAGAACGATCGCGAAGTGGTCAGCCTGTATGCGCAGATCGTGCAGCCAGTGCTCGATGCTCAGGCTCGGCGCGAAATCAGCCGCTCGGCGGCGGAGTCGACGTTGATGATTGCCGTCAGCCCGCTGGCGCTGGTGGATATGGCGTTTATCGCCTGGCGTAACTTACGTCTGATCAACCGCATCGCCACGCTGTACGGCATTGAGCTGGGCTACTACAGCCGTCTGCGCCTGTTCCGTCTGGTGCTGCTGAATATCGCTTTTGCCGGAGCCAGCGAGCTGGTGCGGGAAGTGGGGATGGACTGGATGTCGCAGGATCTGGCCGCCAGGCTGTCGGCGCGCGCGGCCCAGGGCATTGGCGCCGGACTGCTGACCGCGCGGCTGGGGATTAAAGCGATGGAACTCTGTCGCCCGCTGCCATGGATCGCCGATGATAAGCCGCGGCTGGGCGATTTTCGCCGCGAGCTGATTGGTCAACTGAAAGATACCTTACAGAAGAGTAAAAACAGTCCGGAGAAATAG
- the tpx gene encoding thiol peroxidase, protein MSQTVHFQGNPVSVQGTIPQAGAKAQPFTLVAKDLSDVALSQFAGKRKVLNIFPSIDTGVCAASVRKFNQLASELDNTVVLCISADLPFAQSRFCGAEGLNNVVTLSTLRGAQFLADYGVAISAGPLAGLAARAVVVIDENDQVVYSQLVNEITEEPDYDAALAALKA, encoded by the coding sequence ATGTCACAAACCGTGCATTTCCAGGGCAACCCCGTTTCTGTTCAAGGCACCATTCCGCAGGCAGGCGCTAAAGCGCAGCCGTTTACGCTGGTCGCCAAAGATCTCTCTGACGTCGCGCTGAGCCAGTTCGCAGGCAAACGTAAAGTGCTGAACATTTTCCCAAGCATCGATACCGGCGTTTGCGCGGCATCGGTACGTAAGTTTAACCAACTGGCGTCTGAACTGGACAACACCGTAGTGCTGTGCATCTCCGCCGACCTGCCGTTCGCCCAGTCTCGCTTCTGCGGCGCTGAAGGCCTGAACAACGTTGTCACGCTGTCCACCCTGCGCGGCGCGCAGTTCCTGGCCGACTACGGTGTCGCTATCTCCGCAGGCCCGCTGGCCGGTCTGGCGGCGCGCGCTGTGGTCGTCATTGATGAAAACGACCAGGTTGTTTACAGCCAACTGGTGAATGAAATCACCGAAGAGCCGGACTACGACGCCGCTCTGGCCGCGCTGAAAGCGTAA
- a CDS encoding LysR substrate-binding domain-containing protein has product MTARHLSFTLAAHEMNLTQGAVSHRIRKLEMHIGFRLFIRLTRKLALTEEGKRLLTTLSHSLRAINDEIEDIREQDLRGTLHVGIAPTLAHLWLMPRLSRFQAQWPGLNLQFRVRAGVMDFNEERVDLAIYYGATQYPDLYQERLMSENLLPVCSPEYQRQHQPLSAGASSGVLWIHASESTDVQDQFSEWRLWCQQTGANLPFEGRYYAVNNHSIAIQMAENGLGVMMGRQTLIQPLLDSGKLVALSEEKVPSPFGYDLICPQENRSRPRFLAFSEWLQDECGQDQSPVTQLYDRDTNQQQSAGR; this is encoded by the coding sequence GTGACCGCGCGCCACCTTAGCTTTACCCTTGCAGCACACGAAATGAACCTCACCCAGGGAGCGGTGAGCCACCGAATTCGCAAACTGGAGATGCACATCGGCTTTCGCCTGTTTATCCGGCTAACGCGTAAGCTGGCGCTAACCGAAGAAGGCAAGCGCCTGCTGACCACGCTAAGCCACTCGCTGCGCGCTATTAATGATGAAATCGAAGATATTCGCGAACAGGATCTGCGCGGGACGCTGCATGTTGGCATCGCACCGACGCTGGCGCATTTGTGGTTGATGCCGCGCCTGTCGCGCTTTCAGGCGCAGTGGCCGGGGTTGAACTTACAGTTTCGCGTGCGGGCCGGAGTGATGGACTTTAACGAAGAGCGTGTGGACCTGGCTATTTACTACGGCGCGACCCAGTATCCCGATCTGTATCAAGAGCGGTTGATGAGTGAGAACCTGCTCCCGGTGTGCTCGCCGGAATATCAGCGTCAACATCAGCCGCTGAGCGCAGGAGCATCGTCGGGAGTGCTCTGGATCCACGCGTCTGAATCGACGGATGTCCAGGATCAGTTCAGCGAGTGGCGATTATGGTGTCAGCAAACGGGGGCGAATTTACCTTTTGAGGGGCGTTATTACGCCGTGAATAACCACTCCATCGCGATTCAGATGGCGGAGAACGGTTTAGGGGTGATGATGGGCCGTCAGACGCTGATTCAACCTCTGCTCGACAGCGGTAAGCTGGTGGCATTGAGCGAGGAAAAGGTGCCCTCGCCGTTTGGATATGACCTGATTTGCCCGCAAGAGAACCGCTCGCGCCCGCGTTTTCTCGCCTTTAGTGAGTGGTTACAAGATGAGTGTGGTCAGGATCAATCCCCGGTAACGCAGTTGTATGACCGGGATACAAACCAACAGCAGTCTGCTGGACGGTAG
- the tyrR gene encoding transcriptional regulator TyrR, with translation MRLEVFCEDRLGLTRELLDLLVLRGIDLRGIDIDPIGRIYLNFAELEFANFSSLMAEIRRIAGVTDVRTVPWMPSEREHLALSALLVAMPEPVLSLDTRGKVELANPASCQLFAQSQDKLRSHPVAQLITDFNVQRWLENSPQESHAEHVVVNGQNFLLEITPVYLEGEHGERVLTGAVAMLRSTVRMGRQLQTMTIQDTSAFSQILAVGPKMRHVVEQARKLAMLSAPLLIVGDTGTGKDLLAQACHLASPRAGKPYLALNCGSIPEDAVESELFGDAIQGKKGFFEQANGGSVLLDEIGEMSPRMQTKLLRFLNDGTFRRVGEDHEVHVDVRVICATQKNLVELVQKGLFREDLYYRLNVLTLYLPPLRDCPQDIMPLTELFVARFADEQGIPRPKLSADLNSVLTRYSWPGNVRQLKNAVYRALTQLDGFELRPQDILLPDHDVASLPVGEEAMEGSLDDITRRFERSVLTQLYRNFPSTRKLAKRLGVSHTAIANKLREYGLSQKKNDE, from the coding sequence ATGCGTCTTGAAGTCTTTTGTGAAGACCGTCTTGGTCTGACCCGTGAATTACTCGATTTATTGGTGCTGCGTGGTATCGATCTGCGCGGTATCGATATCGACCCTATTGGCCGAATTTATCTCAATTTCGCCGAACTGGAGTTTGCCAACTTCAGCAGCCTGATGGCGGAAATTCGCCGTATTGCTGGAGTGACAGATGTGCGTACCGTGCCGTGGATGCCATCAGAACGTGAACATCTCGCACTTAGCGCACTGCTGGTGGCGATGCCGGAACCGGTGCTGTCTCTGGACACCAGGGGGAAAGTTGAACTGGCTAATCCGGCCAGCTGCCAGCTGTTTGCCCAGAGCCAGGATAAGCTACGCAGCCATCCGGTCGCGCAATTGATCACTGATTTTAACGTGCAGCGCTGGCTGGAAAATAGCCCGCAGGAATCGCATGCTGAGCATGTTGTGGTTAACGGACAGAATTTCCTGCTGGAAATCACCCCGGTCTATCTGGAAGGTGAGCACGGCGAGCGAGTGCTCACCGGTGCGGTGGCAATGCTGCGTTCGACGGTCCGTATGGGCCGCCAGCTGCAAACCATGACCATTCAGGATACCAGCGCCTTTAGTCAGATCCTCGCCGTTGGTCCAAAAATGCGCCATGTCGTGGAGCAGGCCCGCAAGCTGGCAATGCTTAGTGCGCCGCTGCTGATTGTTGGCGATACCGGCACCGGTAAAGATCTGCTGGCTCAAGCCTGCCATCTGGCCAGCCCGCGCGCAGGAAAACCCTATCTGGCGCTGAACTGCGGCTCTATTCCGGAAGACGCGGTGGAAAGCGAGCTGTTTGGCGATGCGATTCAGGGTAAAAAAGGCTTCTTCGAGCAGGCTAACGGCGGCTCGGTGCTGCTGGATGAAATCGGTGAGATGTCGCCGAGAATGCAGACCAAACTGTTGCGTTTTCTCAACGATGGTACCTTCCGCCGGGTTGGTGAAGATCATGAGGTTCATGTCGATGTGCGGGTGATCTGCGCCACCCAGAAAAACCTGGTGGAGCTGGTACAGAAAGGACTATTCCGTGAAGATCTCTATTATCGTCTCAACGTTCTGACCCTGTATCTGCCGCCGCTGCGCGACTGCCCGCAGGATATCATGCCGTTGACCGAACTGTTCGTGGCGCGCTTTGCCGATGAGCAGGGGATCCCGCGTCCTAAACTCTCTGCGGATTTGAATAGCGTATTGACGCGCTATAGCTGGCCGGGCAACGTGCGCCAGCTCAAGAACGCGGTTTATCGCGCGCTGACGCAGCTGGACGGTTTTGAACTGCGTCCGCAGGATATCCTGTTACCGGATCACGATGTGGCCTCCTTGCCTGTGGGCGAAGAAGCGATGGAAGGTTCGCTGGATGACATCACTCGCCGCTTTGAACGCTCTGTGCTCACCCAGCTTTATCGCAACTTCCCCAGCACGCGTAAACTGGCCAAACGCCTTGGCGTTTCGCACACCGCGATCGCCAATAAACTGCGCGAATATGGCTTGAGCCAGAAGAAAAACGACGAGTAA
- a CDS encoding PEP/pyruvate-binding domain-containing protein, giving the protein MLTEDSMIFTFHDPHASELALSGGKGANLARLTAGGLPVPPGLIVSASAYQLFLAPLREQIQTLLQQYDDFGICSREIQALIRRQALPQALRVAVTQRLDALGAKDWNVAVRSSATFEDLPGAAFAGQHDTLLNMRGADAILNAVRECYVSLWHEHAMRYRAHLQLVHLDAAMAVVIQQMVEMTESDAAGVAFSIDPVRGELEQVLINACFGLGESVVGGEREVDEYRVAMPQGEVTERSIGQKTTILLKDSQGVHDVVLPASRQSQSSLSDEQCLTVASVARQAQAFFGFPQDIEWAFSGASFYLLQSRPVTFVPERWTRDESAERFPNAVTPLTWDLVEEGFHESLNFSFSLMGLPGFGGKWFAVKECYVYGNQNAVELYAGRMPGGISSLEQLRAALPTLAKRYAWVQELPIRWMRDLDTYLLEIGALMREPLASYTLAQCWDYLLRVRDAGKRYFLPNIAISLTQRTLYAVLYQILQMSMPAAEAKSMFDLLLSVAETKTGQVNAELWALSRQVRNEPELLREFADTPSLALVSRLSAYPAFDTDFNQFLQRHGHRELDFDAYYPTWLEAPHIVLDQLKMLVELPDDDLAAQALNGKLAASAAQHAWLAQVPEDLRYFVEEVTRLARVYTWLDDLEHYQTTRLTLPFRSGVREMGERLTAAGILQEADDLYFASFADLDAAVAQNAFEDLAAQVHANKSAWQAAKQRSPSWNLGEDDAIRELRQGEGLQGMAGSPGEVEGEVFLVHGPEEFAAFPKGAILVARTTNPAWTSLFYRASGVITESGGPLSHGAVTARELQLPAVMSVRGVMTLLENGMRVRVNGRTGVVDILR; this is encoded by the coding sequence ATGCTAACGGAAGACTCGATGATTTTTACCTTTCACGATCCGCACGCCAGCGAACTGGCGCTGAGCGGGGGGAAGGGCGCCAACCTCGCGCGTCTGACCGCAGGGGGCCTGCCGGTGCCGCCCGGTCTGATTGTGTCGGCTTCTGCTTATCAGCTGTTTCTGGCACCGCTAAGAGAGCAAATCCAGACTCTACTGCAACAATATGACGATTTCGGCATATGCAGCCGCGAAATTCAGGCGCTCATTCGTCGACAAGCTTTGCCACAAGCGCTACGCGTGGCGGTAACGCAACGGCTGGACGCGCTTGGGGCGAAGGACTGGAACGTTGCTGTGCGCTCTTCAGCGACGTTTGAAGATCTGCCCGGCGCGGCTTTCGCCGGACAGCACGATACCTTGCTCAATATGCGCGGCGCTGATGCGATCCTCAACGCGGTGCGCGAATGCTACGTTTCGTTATGGCATGAACACGCCATGCGCTATCGCGCGCATCTGCAACTCGTTCACCTCGACGCCGCGATGGCGGTGGTGATCCAGCAGATGGTGGAGATGACGGAAAGCGATGCGGCCGGTGTGGCCTTTTCCATCGATCCGGTACGCGGGGAGCTGGAGCAAGTGTTGATTAACGCTTGCTTTGGATTAGGCGAGAGCGTCGTCGGCGGCGAGCGGGAGGTGGATGAATACCGCGTTGCCATGCCGCAGGGAGAAGTCACGGAACGTAGTATCGGACAAAAAACGACGATTTTGCTGAAAGACAGCCAGGGCGTACACGATGTGGTCCTGCCCGCATCCCGGCAATCGCAGAGTTCGCTTAGCGATGAACAATGTCTGACGGTGGCGAGCGTCGCCCGGCAGGCGCAGGCGTTTTTTGGTTTTCCCCAGGATATTGAATGGGCATTTTCCGGTGCGTCGTTCTATCTGCTGCAATCCCGTCCGGTCACGTTCGTGCCGGAACGCTGGACGCGCGATGAATCCGCTGAACGCTTTCCTAATGCGGTAACGCCGTTGACCTGGGATCTGGTAGAGGAAGGTTTCCATGAATCGCTCAACTTCTCTTTTTCCCTGATGGGCTTGCCTGGTTTTGGGGGTAAATGGTTCGCGGTAAAAGAGTGCTATGTCTATGGCAACCAGAATGCGGTGGAACTGTATGCTGGCAGAATGCCCGGCGGCATCAGTTCGCTGGAGCAACTGCGAGCGGCTCTGCCGACGCTGGCAAAGCGCTATGCCTGGGTGCAGGAGTTGCCGATCCGCTGGATGCGCGATCTGGATACTTATCTGCTGGAAATCGGCGCATTGATGCGCGAGCCGTTGGCGAGCTACACGCTGGCGCAGTGCTGGGATTATCTGCTGCGGGTACGCGATGCGGGTAAACGTTACTTCCTGCCAAATATTGCTATTTCCCTGACCCAGCGCACCTTGTATGCCGTGCTCTACCAGATCCTGCAAATGTCGATGCCTGCGGCAGAAGCCAAATCGATGTTCGATCTGTTGCTGTCGGTCGCCGAGACTAAAACCGGGCAAGTTAACGCTGAGCTGTGGGCGCTATCGCGGCAGGTTCGTAACGAGCCAGAGCTGCTGCGGGAGTTCGCCGATACCCCGTCGCTGGCGCTTGTTTCACGTCTTAGCGCGTATCCTGCGTTTGATACTGACTTCAACCAGTTCCTGCAACGCCACGGCCATCGCGAGCTGGATTTCGACGCTTATTATCCGACCTGGCTTGAAGCGCCGCATATTGTATTGGATCAGCTGAAAATGCTGGTGGAGCTGCCGGACGATGATTTGGCGGCGCAGGCGCTTAACGGCAAGCTGGCTGCCTCAGCGGCGCAGCACGCATGGCTGGCTCAGGTGCCGGAAGATCTGCGCTACTTTGTTGAAGAGGTGACTCGCCTGGCGCGCGTTTATACCTGGCTGGACGACCTTGAGCATTATCAGACCACGCGTCTTACGCTGCCGTTCCGCAGCGGTGTGCGCGAGATGGGGGAGCGGCTGACGGCTGCGGGTATTCTGCAAGAAGCGGATGATCTCTATTTCGCGTCATTCGCCGATCTTGACGCTGCGGTGGCGCAGAACGCTTTCGAAGATCTGGCCGCGCAGGTGCACGCCAATAAGTCTGCCTGGCAGGCGGCGAAACAGCGTAGTCCGTCATGGAATCTTGGCGAAGATGATGCGATCCGCGAATTGCGGCAGGGTGAGGGATTACAGGGGATGGCTGGCAGCCCTGGCGAGGTGGAAGGTGAGGTCTTTCTGGTTCATGGGCCGGAGGAGTTTGCTGCTTTTCCAAAAGGCGCGATTCTGGTGGCTCGCACGACTAATCCTGCGTGGACCTCGCTGTTTTACCGCGCGAGCGGAGTGATCACCGAAAGCGGCGGACCGTTGTCACATGGGGCGGTCACCGCGCGGGAGCTGCAGCTTCCGGCAGTGATGAGCGTGCGCGGGGTCATGACGCTGCTGGAGAATGGAATGCGGGTCAGGGTGAACGGAAGGACGGGAGTGGTCGATATTTTGCGTTAA